One segment of Aquimarina sp. BL5 DNA contains the following:
- a CDS encoding helix-turn-helix domain-containing protein encodes MEVIVLESEAYQHLQKEMMQMVRTTIREAKEEAMANMDPANDWLSAQEAKELLGIKSKTKLQELRDCDEIRYSKAGKVIRYSKRSILEYLDRHIVL; translated from the coding sequence ATGGAAGTAATCGTATTAGAATCAGAAGCGTATCAACATCTACAAAAAGAGATGATGCAAATGGTAAGAACCACCATTCGCGAGGCAAAGGAAGAAGCCATGGCGAATATGGATCCAGCTAATGATTGGTTATCAGCTCAAGAAGCTAAGGAACTTTTAGGAATCAAAAGCAAAACCAAATTACAGGAATTGCGAGATTGTGATGAAATCCGATATTCTAAAGCAGGAAAAGTCATTCGATATTCTAAGAGAAGTATTTTGGAATATCTCGATAGACATATTGTACTGTAA
- a CDS encoding DUF6443 domain-containing protein: protein MNSKYYYITFIFLCIAQFANAQIVLNPCRGDDFGGEAWYLDADGDGYGNPHEAVCNRTRPAGYVARQFQWDQNDNDATIYPGATELCDGKDNDQDGSIDESPAPPTPSAASVANNCGGSVLSRSNPPSGITWYWQSTAGGTSIANSSPSITRTSGSRYYLRARNNTTRCWSTARTVNYSVKAVPPTPAAPTVANNCGSSVISRSNPPSGVTWYWQGTVGGTSTANSSSSITRTTGSAYYLRARNNSSGCWSPVRTVNYNVRAIPPTPTSPSIANNCGASVLTRVNPPSGVTWYWQSTAGETSTTNSSSSITRTTGSAYYLRARNNSSGCWSPARTVNYSVRVVPPTPALPSVANNCGNSVLSRSTPPSGVTWYWQETAGDTSTLNSNASITRTSGSKYYLRARNNSSGCWSPARTVSYTIKLIPPTPAAPTVANNCGNSVLNRSNPPSGITWYWQSTAGGTSTSNSSASITRTTDNKYYLRARNNSSGCWSPAKTVNYSIKAVPPTPAAPSVANNCGNSVLSRSNPPSGVTWYWQSTAGGTSTSNSSASVTRTTDNKYYLRARNNSSRCWSPARTVNYSIKSVPVTPTAPSVANNCGNSVLNRSNPPSGVTWYWQSTAGGTSTTNSSASITRTTDNKYYLRARNNSSGCWSPARTVNYSIKSVPTTPAAPSVANNCGNSVLSRSIPPSGVTWYWQATAGGTSTSNSSTSVTRTSDNKYYLRARNNASGCWSPARTVNYSIKTVPTTPAAPSVANNCGNSVLSRSTPPSGVTWYWQATAGGTSTANSSASVTRTNDNKYYLRARNNSSGCWSPARTVNYSIKAVPATPAVPSVANNCGNSVLSRGNPPSGVTWYWQATAGGTSTTNSSASITRTSDNKYYLRARNNSSGCWSPARTVNYSIKSVPITPAVPSVANNCGNSVLSRGTPPSGVTWYWQETAGDTSIANSSPSVTRTSGSTYYLRAKNNASECWSPARTVNYIIKSVPVTPTAPSVANNCGNSLLSRGNPPSGVTWYWQETAGGTSTANSNSTVSRTSGSAYYLRARNNNSLCWSPVRTINYSIIPIPDWYLDADGDGFAISKLTQCNNPGSGYTQTILPVTDCNDSNATINPMTIWYADTDGDGFGDSTVIKTQCVQPVGYVSDSTDQCPDVAGTIAGCEGTPYQDVTFSNENYVYTKVYQRKMTSSDSIRYTKDVMESISYFDGLGRPKQQIGIKASPDKKDIVIHMEYDTYGRQAKQYLPFERQNDAIGSYHTVDVIEDINRHYQTKYSNDFNGMAEADVNAYSESIFEASPLQRVLEQGAPGKDWKADKDSDTDHTIKFGWSSNFLEEVAYFSVIFNDSTNTETPSLSQNGYYNPNELYVTIAKDENWQPGQTYEDDHTTREYKDKSGRVILKRTFDQGEAHDTYYVYDDFGNLTFVIPPKVDVTNAVSDTELSELCYQYKYDYRNRMIKKKIPGKGWESIVYNTLNQPVLTQDALLKADSAWLFTKYDALGRVAYTGKIVINDKTRAELQTEANEFTEALWVESSSERMIGGTTMYYTNGGYPDVQNAEVLTINYYNDYQFLGTSPVASFVNPVNVYEQPICSRTKSLATGSKVKVLDTSDWITTVTYYDKRAQPVYVVSENEYLNTVDVVATKLDFAGKVLESTMTHTKDSNDPIVTVDTFTYDHIGRLLEQIQTINTQAPERIVTNTYDELGQLESKAVGGTSASLSARVEGGLQKVDYTYNVRGWLKTINEGTTDNGDLFGFAINYNTTTENLGATALYNGNISEASWKTANDNTRRAYGYQYDALNRILAGASSDGRYNLSNVSYDKNGNIETLRRTGAIVTNPDYSRSSDFGMMDNLTYTYDEGNKLRNVTDQVLIPFGFSKTTTVTEDEYQYDVNGNMTVDHNKGINSITYNYLNLPSAVVIDNAEHTGNISYIYDATGAKLKKIVTEGSSLIATEYAGNFIYENEQLKFFNHPEGYIEPNGTGEFNYVYQYKDHLGNIRLSYSDKDNDSKIDVLRNNVDADGDGDLVHEILEENNYYPFGLKHQGYNNLITSTNPALKYKYNGIELNEDLGLNLYEMPLRQYDPTIARWTSIDPVTHHSMSTYTAFDNNPVFWADPSGADAWTYVGNGEYKNNRTSETTDDWQRAVSETDGGDGGPDDFIRINTKTKKAEVFADDNDYDTIVTDGVKSYSPKGNTESRLESEGYSIRHTEGVGMGAFDNAVLILSGEAVFAWIGRGISGLGWFAKASSKLDDISGTVLGASEQAGIFGSNAGWLSFHEGVGHTIARHIAKTDAQLIARLNSSRRISGASTFSNQPMAEVIISSAIRSNRSTLNTWLKSGSTRNLVLEYTGNTVIGRGIMRGQSAVSNLTNARIILKPTGSGSYNILTAFPK from the coding sequence ATGAATTCCAAATATTATTATATAACTTTTATATTTCTGTGTATTGCTCAGTTTGCTAATGCTCAAATTGTTTTAAACCCTTGTAGAGGGGATGATTTTGGCGGAGAAGCCTGGTATTTAGATGCCGATGGTGATGGGTACGGAAATCCACATGAGGCTGTTTGTAATCGCACTCGACCTGCTGGCTATGTTGCAAGACAATTTCAATGGGATCAAAATGACAATGATGCTACGATTTATCCCGGAGCTACTGAATTATGCGATGGAAAAGATAATGATCAGGATGGTTCGATTGATGAATCTCCCGCTCCACCAACACCAAGCGCAGCAAGCGTTGCTAATAATTGTGGCGGTAGCGTGCTATCCAGAAGCAATCCTCCAAGTGGCATTACCTGGTATTGGCAGAGTACTGCTGGGGGAACTAGCATTGCTAATAGTAGTCCTTCTATTACTAGAACTAGCGGAAGTAGATATTACTTGCGAGCTAGAAACAATACGACAAGATGTTGGAGTACTGCTAGAACAGTTAATTATAGTGTTAAAGCGGTACCTCCAACACCTGCTGCGCCTACTGTTGCGAACAATTGTGGTAGTAGTGTAATTAGCAGAAGCAATCCACCAAGTGGCGTTACCTGGTATTGGCAGGGTACTGTTGGAGGAACTAGCACGGCTAATAGCAGTTCTTCTATTACCAGAACAACTGGTAGTGCATATTATCTAAGAGCTAGAAATAATTCCTCAGGATGCTGGAGTCCAGTCAGAACCGTCAACTATAACGTGAGAGCTATACCTCCAACACCTACTTCACCAAGTATTGCGAATAATTGTGGGGCTAGTGTTCTTACTAGAGTCAATCCGCCAAGTGGGGTTACCTGGTATTGGCAAAGTACTGCTGGAGAAACTAGCACTACTAATAGCAGTTCTTCTATTACCAGAACAACTGGTAGTGCATATTATCTAAGAGCAAGAAATAATTCCTCAGGATGCTGGAGCCCTGCTAGAACCGTAAACTATAGTGTTAGAGTTGTACCTCCGACACCTGCTTTACCAAGTGTTGCTAACAATTGTGGAAATAGTGTGCTTAGCAGAAGTACTCCACCAAGTGGAGTTACCTGGTATTGGCAGGAAACTGCGGGAGACACCAGTACCTTGAATAGTAATGCATCCATTACCAGAACCTCTGGTAGTAAATATTATCTAAGAGCTAGAAACAATAGTTCAGGATGCTGGAGCCCTGCTAGAACGGTAAGCTATACTATTAAATTAATTCCTCCTACACCAGCTGCACCAACTGTTGCTAACAATTGTGGAAATAGTGTGCTTAACAGAAGTAATCCTCCTAGCGGGATTACCTGGTATTGGCAGAGTACTGCAGGAGGAACCAGTACTTCTAATAGTAGTGCTTCTATCACCAGAACTACCGATAACAAATACTATCTAAGAGCAAGAAATAACTCTTCAGGATGCTGGAGTCCTGCAAAAACAGTAAACTATAGTATCAAAGCTGTACCTCCAACACCTGCTGCACCAAGTGTTGCTAATAATTGTGGAAATAGTGTGCTTAGCAGAAGCAACCCACCAAGTGGAGTGACCTGGTATTGGCAAAGTACTGCAGGAGGAACCAGTACTTCTAATAGTAGTGCTTCTGTAACCAGAACTACCGATAACAAATATTATCTAAGAGCAAGAAATAACTCTTCAAGATGTTGGAGTCCCGCAAGAACAGTAAACTATAGTATCAAATCAGTGCCTGTAACACCAACTGCACCTTCAGTTGCTAACAACTGCGGCAATAGTGTGCTTAACAGAAGTAATCCACCTAGTGGAGTGACCTGGTATTGGCAAAGTACTGCAGGAGGAACTAGCACAACTAATAGTAGTGCTTCTATCACCAGAACTACCGATAACAAATACTATTTAAGAGCAAGAAATAATAGTTCAGGATGTTGGAGTCCTGCAAGAACGGTAAACTATAGTATCAAATCAGTTCCTACGACACCAGCCGCACCAAGTGTTGCAAACAATTGTGGAAATAGTGTGCTATCCAGAAGTATTCCACCAAGTGGCGTTACCTGGTATTGGCAAGCTACTGCTGGAGGAACCAGTACGTCTAACAGTAGTACTTCTGTTACCAGAACTAGTGATAACAAATATTATCTAAGAGCAAGAAATAACGCTTCAGGATGCTGGAGTCCTGCTAGAACTGTAAACTATAGTATCAAAACTGTGCCTACGACACCAGCCGCACCAAGTGTTGCAAACAATTGTGGAAATAGTGTGCTATCCAGAAGTACTCCTCCAAGTGGCGTTACCTGGTATTGGCAAGCTACTGCTGGAGGAACAAGTACAGCTAACAGTAGTGCTTCTGTTACCAGAACTAACGATAATAAATACTATTTAAGAGCAAGAAATAACTCCTCAGGATGTTGGAGTCCTGCTAGAACTGTAAACTATAGTATCAAAGCTGTGCCTGCGACACCAGCAGTACCAAGTGTTGCTAATAATTGTGGGAATAGTGTGCTATCCAGAGGCAATCCACCAAGTGGCGTGACATGGTATTGGCAAGCTACTGCTGGAGGAACTAGCACCACTAATAGTAGTGCTTCTATCACCAGAACTAGCGATAACAAATACTATTTAAGAGCAAGAAATAATAGTTCAGGATGTTGGAGTCCTGCAAGAACGGTAAACTATAGTATTAAATCAGTTCCTATCACACCAGCAGTACCAAGTGTTGCTAATAATTGTGGGAATAGTGTGCTATCCAGAGGTACTCCTCCAAGTGGCGTTACCTGGTATTGGCAGGAAACTGCTGGAGATACGAGCATCGCTAATAGTAGTCCTTCCGTAACTAGAACTAGCGGTAGTACATACTATCTAAGAGCTAAAAATAATGCATCTGAATGCTGGAGTCCTGCTAGAACTGTAAATTATATTATCAAATCAGTTCCTGTAACACCAACGGCACCTTCAGTTGCTAATAATTGTGGAAATAGTCTCCTATCTAGAGGCAATCCACCAAGTGGAGTGACCTGGTATTGGCAGGAAACTGCGGGAGGGACAAGCACCGCTAATAGCAATTCTACTGTAAGTAGAACCAGTGGTAGTGCGTATTACTTGAGGGCAAGAAACAATAATTCTTTATGTTGGAGTCCTGTAAGAACAATTAATTACAGTATCATTCCTATTCCTGATTGGTACCTAGATGCCGATGGAGATGGTTTTGCCATTTCAAAACTAACTCAATGTAATAATCCTGGTAGCGGATATACACAAACGATACTACCGGTAACAGATTGTAATGACAGTAATGCGACCATCAATCCTATGACAATATGGTATGCGGATACGGACGGAGATGGTTTTGGAGATTCCACAGTTATAAAAACTCAATGTGTTCAACCCGTAGGGTATGTCTCTGATAGCACCGATCAATGTCCTGATGTAGCAGGAACGATCGCAGGATGTGAAGGAACACCTTATCAAGATGTAACTTTCAGTAATGAAAACTATGTGTATACCAAAGTATATCAAAGGAAGATGACATCATCAGATTCTATTAGATATACTAAAGATGTAATGGAAAGCATTAGTTATTTTGATGGATTAGGTCGTCCTAAACAACAAATAGGAATTAAAGCCTCTCCTGATAAAAAGGATATTGTGATCCATATGGAATATGATACCTATGGAAGACAAGCAAAACAGTATTTACCTTTTGAAAGACAAAATGATGCCATAGGTAGTTATCATACGGTAGATGTTATTGAAGATATCAATAGGCATTATCAAACAAAGTACTCTAATGACTTCAACGGAATGGCAGAAGCTGATGTCAATGCCTATTCAGAAAGTATTTTTGAGGCCTCTCCTTTACAACGAGTTTTAGAACAAGGAGCCCCAGGAAAAGATTGGAAAGCTGATAAAGACTCGGATACGGATCATACGATTAAGTTTGGTTGGAGTAGTAATTTCCTGGAAGAAGTAGCTTATTTCTCAGTTATTTTTAATGATTCTACAAATACAGAAACGCCAAGTTTATCACAAAATGGGTATTATAATCCCAATGAATTATATGTAACCATTGCCAAGGATGAAAACTGGCAACCTGGTCAAACATATGAAGATGATCATACTACTAGAGAATATAAAGACAAATCTGGAAGAGTTATTCTAAAAAGAACTTTTGATCAAGGAGAAGCTCACGATACTTATTATGTATATGACGATTTTGGGAATTTGACCTTTGTCATCCCACCAAAAGTGGATGTAACAAATGCTGTCTCTGATACTGAGCTTTCCGAACTGTGCTACCAATACAAGTATGATTACAGAAATCGAATGATCAAAAAGAAAATACCGGGCAAAGGATGGGAATCTATTGTGTATAATACATTGAATCAACCTGTATTGACTCAGGATGCACTTTTAAAGGCAGATTCTGCCTGGCTCTTTACCAAATATGATGCATTGGGAAGGGTAGCCTACACAGGTAAAATAGTAATCAATGATAAAACAAGAGCAGAACTACAAACGGAAGCCAACGAATTTACAGAAGCTTTGTGGGTAGAAAGCAGCTCGGAAAGAATGATTGGCGGCACTACCATGTATTATACGAACGGCGGGTATCCTGATGTGCAAAATGCAGAGGTATTAACCATCAATTATTATAATGATTATCAGTTTTTAGGCACTAGCCCTGTAGCATCTTTTGTGAATCCTGTAAATGTGTATGAGCAACCGATCTGTAGTCGTACCAAGTCGTTAGCAACCGGATCTAAAGTAAAAGTGTTGGATACCTCAGACTGGATTACTACCGTTACCTACTATGATAAAAGGGCACAACCGGTATATGTAGTAAGTGAAAATGAGTATCTAAATACAGTAGATGTCGTAGCAACTAAACTAGATTTTGCTGGTAAGGTTTTAGAAAGCACAATGACGCATACCAAAGATAGTAATGACCCAATTGTAACAGTAGATACTTTTACGTATGATCATATTGGTAGATTGCTAGAGCAAATTCAAACGATTAATACACAAGCTCCCGAACGTATTGTTACTAATACCTATGATGAATTGGGACAATTGGAGTCTAAGGCCGTAGGAGGCACTTCCGCTTCGCTCAGTGCCCGAGTAGAAGGAGGACTACAAAAGGTAGATTACACCTATAACGTAAGAGGTTGGTTAAAAACCATTAATGAAGGTACTACTGATAATGGAGATCTATTTGGTTTTGCCATTAATTACAATACCACTACCGAAAACTTAGGAGCAACTGCCTTGTATAATGGTAATATTAGTGAAGCTAGTTGGAAAACTGCTAATGACAATACCAGACGCGCTTATGGATACCAGTATGATGCACTGAATAGAATTCTCGCAGGAGCTAGTAGTGATGGTAGGTATAACCTAAGTAATGTATCTTATGATAAAAACGGAAATATTGAAACCCTACGGAGAACCGGAGCGATTGTAACAAACCCTGATTATAGTAGATCTAGTGATTTTGGTATGATGGATAATCTTACATATACCTATGATGAAGGAAATAAATTACGTAATGTTACTGATCAGGTATTAATACCTTTTGGATTTTCTAAAACAACTACAGTTACAGAAGATGAGTATCAATATGATGTGAACGGTAATATGACTGTGGATCATAATAAAGGGATCAACAGTATTACGTATAATTATTTAAATTTACCGAGTGCAGTTGTCATTGATAATGCAGAGCATACCGGAAATATTAGCTATATTTACGACGCTACTGGAGCGAAACTAAAAAAGATCGTAACAGAGGGAAGTTCTTTAATAGCAACTGAATATGCTGGTAATTTCATCTATGAAAACGAACAGCTTAAGTTCTTTAACCATCCAGAAGGATATATAGAACCGAATGGAACTGGTGAATTTAATTACGTTTATCAATATAAGGATCATCTTGGCAACATCAGGCTCTCATACTCAGATAAGGACAATGACAGTAAAATTGATGTACTGAGAAATAACGTAGATGCAGACGGTGATGGAGATCTGGTTCACGAAATCTTAGAGGAAAATAACTATTATCCTTTTGGTCTAAAACATCAAGGATATAACAACCTTATCACCAGCACAAATCCTGCTCTTAAGTATAAATATAATGGTATTGAATTGAATGAGGATTTAGGATTAAATCTTTATGAGATGCCACTACGTCAATATGATCCCACAATTGCTAGATGGACAAGTATTGATCCTGTTACGCATCATTCGATGTCTACCTATACTGCTTTTGATAATAATCCCGTTTTTTGGGCTGATCCTAGTGGAGCAGATGCTTGGACTTATGTTGGTAATGGAGAGTATAAAAATAATAGAACAAGTGAAACAACTGATGATTGGCAAAGAGCTGTTAGTGAAACTGATGGTGGGGATGGTGGTCCAGATGATTTTATTAGAATAAATACTAAGACTAAAAAAGCAGAAGTTTTTGCAGATGATAATGATTATGATACCATAGTAACTGATGGTGTAAAAAGTTATTCTCCCAAAGGAAATACAGAATCACGTTTAGAATCTGAAGGTTATTCAATTAGACATACCGAGGGGGTTGGTATGGGAGCTTTTGATAATGCTGTTTTAATCCTTAGTGGAGAGGCAGTGTTTGCTTGGATTGGTAGAGGAATTAGTGGTTTGGGTTGGTTTGCAAAAGCATCCAGTAAGTTAGATGATATTTCAGGAACTGTATTAGGTGCGTCAGAACAAGCTGGTATTTTTGGTAGTAATGCTGGATGGCTGAGTTTTCACGAAGGTGTGGGTCACACAATTGCACGACACATTGCAAAAACTGATGCTCAATTAATAGCTAGACTAAATTCTTCTAGAAGGATATCAGGAGCAAGTACTTTCTCTAATCAACCAATGGCTGAAGTAATAATTTCATCAGCTATTAGGTCAAATCGTTCTACACTAAATACATGGCTTAAAAGTGGCTCGACAAGAAATCTTGTTCTAGAATATACAGGTAATACTGTTATTGGTCGTGGTATAATGAGAGGGCAAAGTGCTGTTTCGAATTTAACAAATGCAAGAATAATTCTTAAACCTACAGGTAGTGGAAGCTATAACATATTAACAGCGTTTCCTAAATAA